The segment CATTGGCGACGTCGTTGCGGTCGCTGGCGACGACGAGCACGCCCGTCCCGCCGCCGATCGCGACGCCATCCTTCAGGTCGACATTGTTGACCCGGCCCGCATCGAGGAAGTCGCGCACCTTGCCGTCGAGGCCATAGAGGTAGAGCCCCGCCTTCTTGTCGGTGCCGACGACCAGGCTCGCGGCCGGATCGGCGGCATTGCGCCAGATCGCGGGATCGTCGGCGGCGTCGGCATTGGCGGTACCGACGGGCGCGGTCTCGCCGCGCGCCGTCACCGTCGCCGCCGGAGAGGCCAGCGCGATCCGCTGCTCGACCGGCATCTCCTTCGCGGCACAGGCGCCCAGGGACGCGAATGCCGCGATCGTCAGGACCCGCCGCATCAGAAGTTCGCCGTCACGCCGAACTTCGCGGTCCAGCTATATTCCTCATATTGGAGCAGCCGGCGGCGGCCATCGAGGTTCTGATAGGCGAAATAGGGACGGTCGGTCACGTTCACCCACTCCGCGAAGACGCGGATATTGTCGGTGATCCGGTACTTGCCGCTCAGGTCGAGCTGGAAGTGGCTGGAGACGTAGCGATCCTCGGTCGGATCGCCGCCCAGCTCGTCCAGATATTTGTCGCGGAAGGTGCCGGCGGCGCGCAGGCTGAGCGGCCCCTTCTCATAGCCGAGCACGAGGTTGAGCGTGTGCTTCGACGAGGCCGGCAGCGGGATGCGGCGCGGATCGGTGATATCGCCGTCGGTGAACACCCGGCCCTTGGCGTCGGTGTAGGTGTAGTTGACCTGGGTCAGCAGCCCGTCGAACGGCGCCGGCAGGAAATCATAGACCTGGCTGTAGCTGAACTCGAAGCCCTTCACCTTGGCCTTGGGACCGTTGGCATAGGTCGTCGCCTCGTCGAGGATGACGCCGTTATAGGCGACGTCCTGGTTGGTGACCTCGACGACGTAATTCTTGATGTCCTTGTAGAACAAGCCGGCCGAGATCGCGGCGTTCCGGCCGAAATAATATTCGACGGCCAGGTCGGCGTTCCATGCCTTGTAGGGCTTCAGCGCGGGGTTGCCGAACTCGCCCTCATTGTCCTCGATCACCGCGCGCGGCGCGAGGTTCGACAGCTTCGGACGCACCAGGCTCTTGTAGCCGGCGGCGCGCAGCACGAGGTTGCGGACCGGCTCGTAGCGGACGGTGAAGCTCGGCAGCCAGTCGGTGTAGCTGCGCTTGAAGCTCTGCGGGGTCACGAAGACGGTGTCCTCATCGACCTCCACGCCGTCATGCTCGTCGCCTTCCTCGACCAGCTCGACCTGGTTGCCGCGGATCTTGTTGCGGGTATGCTCGACACGGACGCCGCCGATGATGCGGACCTTGTCGCTGTCCCAGCGGCCGAGCAGGTAGCCGGCGCTGATATCCTCGTCGACGCGGAAGTCGGATTCGTTCGACGCCTGGTCGGTGTCGAACGGGTCGAGCTCGAAATCGGCCATGTTGGTGCGGAAGAAGGGCCGGAAGGATTTCTTGGCCAGCACCGGGTCGATCGACGCCAGGCCGTAATCCTGCTTGCCGAGGAAATCGGCCAGGGTCAGGTCGCCGTTGAAGCCCTTATAGATGTCGAACTGGGCGTTGTAGGTCTTCTTGCGCCAGCGCTGCTTGGCGCCCGCCTGGACGGTGAAGACGCCGCCATCCATCACATATTCGCGCGAGACGTCGGCCTTGATCGCGAATTCCTCGTCCCGGGCATCGCTCAGCGTGGTGCGCTCGACCTTGTCGAATTCATATTCGCTCGGGTCGAGGAACCGCGCCTGGCCGGTGGTGACGGCATAGCTGGTGAGCTTCGGACGGCTATAGTCGAAGGTCACGCCGAACTCGCCCGGGTCCTCGAACTTGCGCTCGAAATTGACCGGGTCGATCGAGCCGTTCTCGCGTTCGGACGACTTGGCCCAGCTCGCCGAATAGGTCGCCTTCCAGGGTCCGGTCTCGGTCTCGCCACCGAGCACGAGCGAGCGGATCTTCTGCGATTCGAAGCGGTCCTTCAGGTCGCGCTGGACGCTGATCTCGCCGTCGTCGGACGCGAAGCTGGCGGTGTTGGCGGTGCTGCTGGTCGGCGCCTCGTCCATCTCGAAGGTCAGCCGGCGGCGATATTCCTGGTCGTCGAACTGGCTGTAGAGGCCACGCGCATAGAGCTTGGTGCTCTCGCCCACCTTGAAATCGAACGACAGCGACGCGCTGAGCCGCTTGCGGGTCACGTCATAGTCGCGATACTCGACGGTGTCGGCATAGGCATTGCCATTGTCGTCGATGTCCCAGCCGTCCATCTCCATATTGTCAGTCGCGAAGCGGCGCCGATAGTAGGACAGGCCGCCCGACACGCCGACCGCATCGGTGAGCTTGGTCGAGAAGTCGAAGCTGCCCTTGGGCGACAGCTTGTCGGTCAGGTCGTTGTAGCTGCCCTCGGCTGAGACCTTGAACAGGTCCTTCTTGCGATCGAACGCGCTGGTCGTCTTGATGTCGATCGAGCCGCCGATCGTATCGGCGTCCATGTCGGGGGTCAGCGACTTGCGAACCTCGATCGATTCGATGATGTCGCTCGAAATCACGTCGAGCGCGACCGAACGGACGTCGGATTCGGGCGCCGGCAGGCGAACGCCGTTGACGGTCGAGGCGTTGAGTTCGGGGTCGAGACCGCGGATCGAGACGAAGCGGCCCTCGCCCTGGTCGTTGAGGATGTTGATGCCCGGCAGGCGGCGGAGCGATTCGGCGACGTTCTGGTCGGGGAACTGGCCGATCGCGTCGCGGGTCAGCACGCTCTCGACACCGTCGGCGGCGCGCTGGCGCGACAGGGTGCTCGCCTGGTTCGCGGCCTGGCCGATGACGATGATCGAATTGCTCTCGCGGCCGCCCATCGCGATGTCGGCATAGCTGTCGCCGCTCTCCGCCACCTTGACGGTGGTCCGCACCGTGTCGGCACCGATGTAGCGCGCCTCGACCGTGTAGGTGCCGGCGGGCACGTCGGGGAAGCGATAGCGGCCGTCGCGCGACGCCTCGACCGTGCGGCCGAGCTCGACGATACGGACCTCGGCGCTTTCCAGCGCGCGAGTGCCCGACGCGTCGGACACGGTACCGACGATCGTGCCGGCCATCGCCGACGTGGAGAAAAGGAGCCCGAGCGCGATGGCGGCACGGCTCGCACCGAAGAATGTCATGTCTGCCTCCCTGCAGTGTTCGGGGGGCCGACTGACAGCGGCTGATGACAGCAAAGCGACGCATGAGCGTCACTTTCGTTTCATTATCCTTCGCGACGGCCGCGAACCGGCCATTTCAGGGTGCGCCGCAGCAATTTATTTTTCAGCGGGCCGGGTCGGCGCATCCCCAGCTCGACGGCGCCGCGGCGCATTGCTGCGCATCGGCACGGTAGACCGCCCCCTGCTTCATGACGAAGGCCGGTTTCTCGAGCGACCGGACATCGGCGAGCGGATCGCCGTCGACCGCGACGATGTCGGCGTAGAAGCCCGGCGCCACCTGCCCGAGATCCTTCGGCCGGCGGATCAGGCCGGCGCCGGTGACGGTCGCCGCCTGGATCGCCTGCATCGGCGTCATGCCGTAGCGGACCATGATCGCGAACTGCTTCGCATTGTCGCCATTGGGATAGACGCCGGCGTCGGTGCCGAAGCTGAGCTTGATGCCCATCTTCACCGCCTTGCGGAAATTCTCGCGCTGGATGTCGCCGACGTCGCGATCCTTCTGCAGCGATTCCTCGGGCACGCCGTTCTTCTTGCCCTCCGCCTGGGTATAGTCGGTGTTGTAGATGTCCATCGACAGGACGGTGCCGGCCGCCTTGGCCATGCGCAGCCCCTCATCGTCAATCAGGCTGGCATGCTCGACCGAGTCGACGCCGGCGCGAATCGCCACCTTGATGCCGTCCGCGCCATGGGCATGCACCGCGACGGGGCGATCATGGAGGTGCGCCTCGGCGACGATCGCGTTCGCCTCCTCCTGGGTATATTGCTGCGCGCCGGGCTTGTCCCCGCGCGAGAAGACGCCGCCGGTGCCGCAATATTTGATGTGGTCGGCACCATATTTGATGTTGCGGCGGACGGCGGCGCGGACGGCGTCGGTGCCGTTCGCCACGCCCTCGCCCTCATGATGATATTCGGGGGCGAGATGATTGTCGTCGCAATGGCCGCCGGTGATGCCCAGCGCCGGGCCCGAGGCGAAGATGTGCGGCCCTGCGATCTCGCCGGCGTTGATCCCGTCCTTCAGCGCCACGTCGGCATAGCCCGACGAGCCGACGTCGCGGATCGTCGTGAAGCCGGCGAGCAGGGTGCGGCGCGCATTGGCGACTCCCGTCACCGCCTGGCGCGGCACCGACAGATGGTAGGATTCATAGGGGCTGACGGTCGGATCGCCGGTGATGTGGGTGTGGGTGTCGATCAGCCCCGGCAGCACCGTCTTGCCGGACAGGTCGATCAGCGCCGCGCCCGCCGGGATCGCCGTGCCCGACGCCGGCCCGACGCTGGTGATCCGGTCGCCGGTGACGATGATGACCTGATCGGTCAGCACGATCCCGCGCGCCGTGTCGATCAGGCGGCCCGCCTTGATCGCGACGGTCCGCTCCTGCGCCTGCGCCTGCCCGCCGCCGATCAGCAGCATCGCCGCCCCTGCCATCCATGCACCACGCATCCCGCTCTCCCTGACTGTGGCTTTTCGACAACGTTACCGTGCCGTGACAAGCCGGCCGGCGCAACTGTTGACATCCCTGTTGACACATATCGGCGCAAGGTTTCTTCTTCGCGGACATCGCGCACCGAGGCGGGTAGTGGGCTCAGGCGGACACGCACCGACGGATATCCTCCACACGGCGTCGAGCCATGCCTATGATCTGCTGCCCGGACAGCTCGCCACGGAAGCCGAGACGGCGCGCGCGCTGGCCGCGGCGGCCAAGGACCCTCGCCTCGCCCGCGCCGGCCATGCCCTCGTCACCGGCCGGATATCGGAGGCCGAGACACTGCTCCGCCAGGCGCTGCGCGACGATCCGTTCGACATCGCCGCGATCCGCATGCTCGCCGAGGTCGCCGGCCGGATCGGCCGCTATCGCGACGCCGAGGCGCTGCTCCGCCGCGCGCTCGAACTGGCGCCGGAGTTCGAGGGCGCGCGCCACAACCTCGCGCTGGTGCTGGTCCGCCAGACCCGCCACGCCGACGCGCTGGTCGAGATCGAACGGCTGCTCGACCGCAACCCCGCCGATCGCGCCGCGCGCAACCTCAAGGCCGCCGCGCTCGGCCAGATCGGCGAGCATGAGGCGTCGATCGCGCTCTACGAGGAACTGATCGCCGAACAGGACGGCCATCCCTGGTTGTGGATGAGCTACGGCCACGGCCTCAAGACGATCGGCCGGACGGCCGAGGCGATCGTCGCTTACCGTCGCGCGGTGGAACTGAGGCCCGAGACCGGCGAAGCCTGGTGGAGCCTCGCCAACCTCAAGACCTTCCGCTTCGCCGACGCCGATGTCTCGGCGATGGAACGGGCGCGGGCCGGCGACGGGCTGTCGATCGACGACCGCGCCCAGATCGGCTTCGCGCTCGGCAAGGCGCGCGAGGATCGCGGCGAGGACGACGAGGCGTTCGACCGCTATGCCGAGGCCAATGCGATGCGTCGCCGCATGGTCCCCTATCATGCCGGCGACAATGTCGAACATGTCGACCGCTCGGCCGCCTTCTTCGACGCGGCCTTCTTCGCGGAGCGCGCGGGATGGGGCTGTCCCGACCCCGCCCCGATCTTCGTGCTCGGCATGCCGCGTTCGGGATCGACGCTGGTCGAGCAGATATTGTCGAGCCATCCCGAGGTCGAAGGCACGGGCGAGCTGCACGACATCGGCCAGATCGCCCGGCGGCTGAGCGGCCATAGCCGCCGCGACCAGCGCTCGCCCTATCCCGAAGCCCTGGCCGACCTGTCGGCCGCCGATGTCCGCGCGCTGGGCGAGGACTATCTCGCGCGCACCCGCGTCCACCGCCACAGCGATCGGCCGCGCTTCATCGACAAGATGCCCAACAACTGGGCGCATGTCGGGCTGATCCGGCTGATCCTGCCCAACGCCACGATCATCGACACGCGGCGGCATCCGATCGGCTGCTGCTGGTCGGTGTTCAAGCAGAATTTCGCCCGCGGCCAGGCCTATAGCTACGACCTCGCCGATCTCGGCGGCTATTATGCCGACTATGTCCGCGCGATGGCGGCGTTCGACGCCGCGCAGCCCGGCGCCGTCCACCGCGTCTTCTACGAGGCGATGGTCGACGATCCCGAAGCGGGGATTCGCGCCCTGCTCGCCGCCGCCGGCCTCGCCTTCGATCCCGCCTGCCTGGCCTTCCACGCGACCGAGCGAGCGGTGCGGACGCCGAGCTCCGAACAGGTGCGCCGCCCGATCTTCCGCGATGCCGTCGACCATTGGCAGCGCTTCGAGCACCGGCTCTCGCCGCTGGTCGAAGCGCTCGGCAGCGCGCTTTCCGATTATCCGAGCATGAAGAGCACAGAGGACGCCTGAACGACGAACACGCATAAGCAAAAGGGGAAGTGACATGCGAACTCGAATGACGAAGCTGAGCGGCGCGGTCGCGCTGATCATGGCGGGAACGGCGATGACGCCGGCGCTGGCCCAGGGAGCCACGGACTCGGACGCCAATTATCGCGACGAGATCATCGTCACCGCGCAGAAGCGCGAAGAGAATATGCAGAAGGTGCCGATCCCCATGCAGGCGCTGGGCACCGCCAAGCTCGAACAATATAATGTCAGCAATTTCAACGACTACACGAAGCTTCTTCCCAGCCTTTCCTTCCAGTCCGGCCAGCCCGGCAACGCCAAGGTCTATTTCCGCGGCGTGACCAGCGGCGGCGACGGCAACCATTCGGGCTCGCTGCCCTCGGTCGGCATCTATCTCGACGAGCAGCCGATCACGACGATCGACGGCGCGCTCGACATCCACATCTACGACATCGCCCGCATCGAGGCGCTGTCGGGGCCGCAGGGCACGCTCTACGGCGCCTCGTCGCAGGCCGGCACGATCCGCATCATCACCAACAAGCCCGACCCGAGCGGCTTCGCCGCCGGCTTCGACGCCGACATCAACAAGGTCAGCCATGGCGCGGTGGGCGGCAAGCTCGAGGGTTTCGTCAACCAGCCGCTGTCCGACGCCGCAGCGCTGCGCGTCGTCGGCTGGTACCAGCGCGACGCCGGCTTCATCGACAATGTCCCGGGCACGCGGACCTTCGGCACCGGCGTCACGATCAACAACGCCGCCGACGTCAAGAAGAACTACAACCGGTCGACCGTGATCGGCGGCCGCGCCGCGCTCGGCATCGAAATCGACGACAACTGGACCGTCACGCCGACGATCTTCTACCAGGACCAGGTCAACAACGGCTTCTTCGGCTATGATCCGAGCGTCGGCGACCTGAAGGTCCAGCATTTCGGCCGGGAGCGCTTCCATGACCGCTACTGGCAGGCCGCGCTGACCGTCCAGGGCAAGATCGCCGACTTCGACATCACCTATGCCGGCGCCTATCTCGACCGCCATATCGACGCGGTCAGCGACTATACCGACTATGCCGTCACCTACGACAATCTCTACGCGGGCGGATTCTCGGGCTATTTCACCGACAATGCGGGCAATTACATCGATCCCAGCCAGCACATCGCCGGACGCGACCATTTCACCAAGAACAGCCAGGAGCTCCGCATCTCCTCGCCGTCCGACAAGCGCTTCCGCGTGCTCGCCGGCCTATTCTACCAGCGCCAGACCCACGACATCCTGCAGGACTACCAGATCTTCGGGCTCGCCGACGCGACCTCGGTGAACGGGCGGCCCGGCACGATCTGGCTGACCAAGCAGTTCCGCGTCGACAAGGACTATGCCGCCTTCGGCGAGGCGTCGTTCGACATCGTCCCCGACAAGCTGACCCTCACCGGCGGCCTGCGCGCGTTCAAGTACAACAACTCGCTGGTCGGCTTCTTCGGCTTCGGCGACGGCTATTCGAGCCGGACCGGCGTCGCGGCCTGCTTCACGGACGCGAACGGGAATTATGTCGGCACGCTGCTGCCGGGGGCGCCGTGCAACAATCTCGGCGTGGTGTCCGGCAATAACGTGCTTCCCAAGCGGGTGAAGGGCAACGGCACCACCCACCGCCTCAACCTGACCTGGAAGCCGACCGACGACCTGATGGTCTACGCCACCTGGTCGCGCGGCTTCCGTCCGGGCGGCATCAACCGCCGCGGCACCATCCCGCCCTACAGCCCCGACTATCTGACCAACTATGAACTGGGCTGGAAGACGACCTGGCTCGACGGCAAGCTGCGGATCAACGGCGCGCTGTTCTGGGAGGAATGGAAGAAGTTCCAATTCTCCTTCCTCGGCGCGAACAGCTTCACCGAGATCCACAACGGACCCAATGCGCGCAGCAAGGGCATCGAGCTGGACTTCACCTTCCGCCCGATCGAGGGGCTGACGCTGATCGGCAGCGGTGCCTATACCGACGCCAAGACGCGGCAGAACCTGTGCGGGATCGACGATCCGACCTATAGCTGCGCGGGCGCCGGCAACTTCATCTCCGCGCCGAAGGGCACGCGCCTGCCGATCACGTCGAAATGGCGCTACGGCGGCACCGCGCGCTATGACTTCGACATGGGCGGCAAGTATCAGCCCTATGTCCAGGGCACGATGACCTATGCCAGCTCGGCCTCGTCGGACATCCGGACGCTGATCTTCGATCCGAACGGCAACCCGGTCAATCCGGCGGCGCTGACCGGCAAGCTGCGCTCCTACGCGATCTTCGACTTCTCGGCCGGCGCCAAATTCGGCCGCTGGACCTGGGAGGCCTATGTCGAGAACGCGTTCGACAAGCGGGCGCAGAAGACCCGCCTCGTCACCTGCGGCCAGTGCTTCGACCGGCCCTATGTCTTCCCCAACACGCCGCAGACGATCGGCATGCGGATCGGCTGGAAATATTGAGCGACGGTCCGAAAGTGGGCGGCGGCACGACCGCCGCCGCCCGACCGCTCGGGCTGGTCATGGCGACGGCGCTGGTCGTCGGCAACATGATCGGCTCGGGCGTCTACATGCTGCCGGCCAGCCTCGCGCCCTATGGCTGGAACGTCATCCCCGCCTGGGGGATCACGATCGCCGGCAGCCTCGCCATCGCCGCCGTCTTCGCCGGGTTGTGCCGCGCGCATCCGAAGACCGGCGGCCCCTATGTCTATGTGCGGGAGGCGTTCGGCCGCGACCTCGCCTTCTACGTCGCCTGGGCCTATTGGATATCCTTGTTCGTCGGCAACGGCGCGATCGCGGTGGCCGCGATCAGCTATCTCTCGGCCTTCATGCCCGTCTTCGCGACCGACGCCCGGCTGTCGACCGCCGCGACCATCACGCTGGTCTGGACGATGACCGCGATCAACATCAGCGGTACCCGCAACGCCGGCTGGGTCCAGCTCATCGCCACGGTGCTGAAGGTCATCCCGCTCGCCGCCGTGGTGATGATCGCGGCGATGGCCGCGCCGCACGGCGACCTCGCCTTCCCCGATCCGCACAAGCCCGAGATCGGCCTGGCCGCGATCACCACGGCGGGCACCCTCACCCTCTGGGCCTTTCTCGGCCTCGAATCGGCGACGGTGCCGGCCGGCAAGGTCCATCAGCCGGAAAAGACCATCCCGCGCGCCACGCTCGGCGGCACGGCGCTGACCGGGCTGATCTACCTGCTTGCCTGCAGCGCCGTCGTGCTGCTGCTCGCGCCCGAGGTCGCCGCCCATTCGGCCGCGCCCTTCGCCGAGGTGATCGGCCGCTACTGGGGGCCCGACGCCGCCCATGTCGTCGCCGCCTTCGCGATGATCAGCGCGATCGGCGCGCTCAACGGCTGGGTGCTGCTCCAGGGCGAGATGCCCGCCGCGATGGCGGCCGGCGGCGTCTTCCCGGCCGTGCTGGGCAAGCTCAGCGCCAGGGGCGTCCCGGTGCGCGCCCACCTGCTGTCGAGCAGCCTGGTCACCATCCTGCTGCTGCTCAACGCGAGCCGCACCACCGTCAGCCTGTTCACCTTCGTCGCGGTGCTGGCGACGACCGCCTCGCTGGTGATGTACGTCGCGGTCGCCGCGGCGGCGATCAAGCTCCGCGCCGTCCGCCCCTGGATCGCGGTCGCGGCGGCGATCTATGCGCTCTGGGCGCTGTACGGGGCCGGGCCCGTGGCCAATCTGTGGGGCGCGGTGCTGATCCTCGCCGGCGTGCCGGTGTGGTGGATCATGCGGGGGCAGAAGCTCGCCTCATGACGTCATCCCGGCCTCCGCCGGGATGACGGATTGTGACCTCAGCCGAAGAAGCGCCCCAGCCCGCGATCGGCGAGGATCGCCTGGGCGGCGTTGTGACCGGGGGCGCCGGTCACGCCGCCGCCGGGATGGCTGCCCGCGCCGCACATGTAGAGTCCCTTGACCGGCGCGCGATAGTCGCCATGGCCGAGGATCGGCCGCGCCGACCAGAGCTGATCGAGCGACATGTGCCCATGCATGATGTCGCCGCCGACCAGCCCGAAGGTCCGTTCGAGGTCGAGCGGCGACAATATCTGCCGCCCCAGCACCGATCGGGCGAAGCCGGGCGCATGGGCGTCGACGGTGGCGATGATGTGGTCGGCCGCCGCCTCGCGCTCGTCGTCCCAGCTCCGGCCGTCGGGAAGCTCGGGCGCGAATTGCTGGCAGAACAGGCTGGCGACATGCTGGCCCTTCGGCGCGAGGCTGTCGTCGACGGTCGACGGGATCAGCATCTCGACGATCGGCTGCTTCGACCAGCCATGCGCGCGCGCATCGGTGAAGGCGCGGTCCATATAGTCGAGCGTCGGCGCGATGATGATGCCGCTGCGGTGATGCTCGCCCTCCCCCGGCAGCGCCGAGAAGCTGGGCAGTTCGGACAGGGCGACGTTCATCCGGAAGGTGCCCGACCCGGCCTTGAACCCCTTCATCCGCCGCTTGAAATCGGCGTCGAGATCGGCCTGGTCGACCAGCTTGCGATAGAGCAGCCCCGGCCCGACGTTCGACGCCACCGCGCGGGCCATGTGCTCGACCCCGTCCCCGGTGCGGACGCCGACCGCGCGGCCGTTGTCGACCAGCACCTTCTCGACCGCCGTGTCGGTCTCGATGACGACGCCATAGTC is part of the Rhizorhabdus wittichii RW1 genome and harbors:
- a CDS encoding TonB-dependent receptor (PFAM: TonB-dependent receptor; TonB-dependent receptor, plug), with product MTFFGASRAAIALGLLFSTSAMAGTIVGTVSDASGTRALESAEVRIVELGRTVEASRDGRYRFPDVPAGTYTVEARYIGADTVRTTVKVAESGDSYADIAMGGRESNSIIVIGQAANQASTLSRQRAADGVESVLTRDAIGQFPDQNVAESLRRLPGINILNDQGEGRFVSIRGLDPELNASTVNGVRLPAPESDVRSVALDVISSDIIESIEVRKSLTPDMDADTIGGSIDIKTTSAFDRKKDLFKVSAEGSYNDLTDKLSPKGSFDFSTKLTDAVGVSGGLSYYRRRFATDNMEMDGWDIDDNGNAYADTVEYRDYDVTRKRLSASLSFDFKVGESTKLYARGLYSQFDDQEYRRRLTFEMDEAPTSSTANTASFASDDGEISVQRDLKDRFESQKIRSLVLGGETETGPWKATYSASWAKSSERENGSIDPVNFERKFEDPGEFGVTFDYSRPKLTSYAVTTGQARFLDPSEYEFDKVERTTLSDARDEEFAIKADVSREYVMDGGVFTVQAGAKQRWRKKTYNAQFDIYKGFNGDLTLADFLGKQDYGLASIDPVLAKKSFRPFFRTNMADFELDPFDTDQASNESDFRVDEDISAGYLLGRWDSDKVRIIGGVRVEHTRNKIRGNQVELVEEGDEHDGVEVDEDTVFVTPQSFKRSYTDWLPSFTVRYEPVRNLVLRAAGYKSLVRPKLSNLAPRAVIEDNEGEFGNPALKPYKAWNADLAVEYYFGRNAAISAGLFYKDIKNYVVEVTNQDVAYNGVILDEATTYANGPKAKVKGFEFSYSQVYDFLPAPFDGLLTQVNYTYTDAKGRVFTDGDITDPRRIPLPASSKHTLNLVLGYEKGPLSLRAAGTFRDKYLDELGGDPTEDRYVSSHFQLDLSGKYRITDNIRVFAEWVNVTDRPYFAYQNLDGRRRLLQYEEYSWTAKFGVTANF
- a CDS encoding amidohydrolase (PFAM: amidohydrolase; Amidohydrolase 3), with the protein product MRGAWMAGAAMLLIGGGQAQAQERTVAIKAGRLIDTARGIVLTDQVIIVTGDRITSVGPASGTAIPAGAALIDLSGKTVLPGLIDTHTHITGDPTVSPYESYHLSVPRQAVTGVANARRTLLAGFTTIRDVGSSGYADVALKDGINAGEIAGPHIFASGPALGITGGHCDDNHLAPEYHHEGEGVANGTDAVRAAVRRNIKYGADHIKYCGTGGVFSRGDKPGAQQYTQEEANAIVAEAHLHDRPVAVHAHGADGIKVAIRAGVDSVEHASLIDDEGLRMAKAAGTVLSMDIYNTDYTQAEGKKNGVPEESLQKDRDVGDIQRENFRKAVKMGIKLSFGTDAGVYPNGDNAKQFAIMVRYGMTPMQAIQAATVTGAGLIRRPKDLGQVAPGFYADIVAVDGDPLADVRSLEKPAFVMKQGAVYRADAQQCAAAPSSWGCADPAR
- a CDS encoding Tetratricopeptide TPR_2 repeat protein (PFAM: TPR repeat-containing protein; Tetratricopeptide TPR_2 repeat protein~SMART: Tetratricopeptide domain protein), encoding MGSGGHAPTDILHTASSHAYDLLPGQLATEAETARALAAAAKDPRLARAGHALVTGRISEAETLLRQALRDDPFDIAAIRMLAEVAGRIGRYRDAEALLRRALELAPEFEGARHNLALVLVRQTRHADALVEIERLLDRNPADRAARNLKAAALGQIGEHEASIALYEELIAEQDGHPWLWMSYGHGLKTIGRTAEAIVAYRRAVELRPETGEAWWSLANLKTFRFADADVSAMERARAGDGLSIDDRAQIGFALGKAREDRGEDDEAFDRYAEANAMRRRMVPYHAGDNVEHVDRSAAFFDAAFFAERAGWGCPDPAPIFVLGMPRSGSTLVEQILSSHPEVEGTGELHDIGQIARRLSGHSRRDQRSPYPEALADLSAADVRALGEDYLARTRVHRHSDRPRFIDKMPNNWAHVGLIRLILPNATIIDTRRHPIGCCWSVFKQNFARGQAYSYDLADLGGYYADYVRAMAAFDAAQPGAVHRVFYEAMVDDPEAGIRALLAAAGLAFDPACLAFHATERAVRTPSSEQVRRPIFRDAVDHWQRFEHRLSPLVEALGSALSDYPSMKSTEDA
- a CDS encoding TonB-dependent receptor (PFAM: TonB-dependent receptor; TonB-dependent receptor, plug); protein product: MRTRMTKLSGAVALIMAGTAMTPALAQGATDSDANYRDEIIVTAQKREENMQKVPIPMQALGTAKLEQYNVSNFNDYTKLLPSLSFQSGQPGNAKVYFRGVTSGGDGNHSGSLPSVGIYLDEQPITTIDGALDIHIYDIARIEALSGPQGTLYGASSQAGTIRIITNKPDPSGFAAGFDADINKVSHGAVGGKLEGFVNQPLSDAAALRVVGWYQRDAGFIDNVPGTRTFGTGVTINNAADVKKNYNRSTVIGGRAALGIEIDDNWTVTPTIFYQDQVNNGFFGYDPSVGDLKVQHFGRERFHDRYWQAALTVQGKIADFDITYAGAYLDRHIDAVSDYTDYAVTYDNLYAGGFSGYFTDNAGNYIDPSQHIAGRDHFTKNSQELRISSPSDKRFRVLAGLFYQRQTHDILQDYQIFGLADATSVNGRPGTIWLTKQFRVDKDYAAFGEASFDIVPDKLTLTGGLRAFKYNNSLVGFFGFGDGYSSRTGVAACFTDANGNYVGTLLPGAPCNNLGVVSGNNVLPKRVKGNGTTHRLNLTWKPTDDLMVYATWSRGFRPGGINRRGTIPPYSPDYLTNYELGWKTTWLDGKLRINGALFWEEWKKFQFSFLGANSFTEIHNGPNARSKGIELDFTFRPIEGLTLIGSGAYTDAKTRQNLCGIDDPTYSCAGAGNFISAPKGTRLPITSKWRYGGTARYDFDMGGKYQPYVQGTMTYASSASSDIRTLIFDPNGNPVNPAALTGKLRSYAIFDFSAGAKFGRWTWEAYVENAFDKRAQKTRLVTCGQCFDRPYVFPNTPQTIGMRIGWKY
- a CDS encoding amino acid permease-associated region (PFAM: amino acid permease-associated region) → MSDGPKVGGGTTAAARPLGLVMATALVVGNMIGSGVYMLPASLAPYGWNVIPAWGITIAGSLAIAAVFAGLCRAHPKTGGPYVYVREAFGRDLAFYVAWAYWISLFVGNGAIAVAAISYLSAFMPVFATDARLSTAATITLVWTMTAINISGTRNAGWVQLIATVLKVIPLAAVVMIAAMAAPHGDLAFPDPHKPEIGLAAITTAGTLTLWAFLGLESATVPAGKVHQPEKTIPRATLGGTALTGLIYLLACSAVVLLLAPEVAAHSAAPFAEVIGRYWGPDAAHVVAAFAMISAIGALNGWVLLQGEMPAAMAAGGVFPAVLGKLSARGVPVRAHLLSSSLVTILLLLNASRTTVSLFTFVAVLATTASLVMYVAVAAAAIKLRAVRPWIAVAAAIYALWALYGAGPVANLWGAVLILAGVPVWWIMRGQKLAS
- a CDS encoding FAD dependent oxidoreductase (PFAM: amine oxidase; FAD dependent oxidoreductase), with translation MTTRQDVVIIGGGHNGLVCAFYLAVRGLKVRVLERRKVVGGAAVTEEFHPGFRNSVASYTVSLLQPRVIADMKLHERGLRIVERPISNFLPLQDGGYLKLGGGLERTQAEFRRFSARDAETLPAYYDALDGVADVLRDLALRIPPNAGGGIAELFKAASQGRRIAMAGLPAQRDMLDLFVKSARTFLDGWFEHDAIKAAFGFDAVVGNYASPDTPGSAYVLLHHVFGEVNGKKGAWGHAIGGMGAITQAMKAACEDYGVVIETDTAVEKVLVDNGRAVGVRTGDGVEHMARAVASNVGPGLLYRKLVDQADLDADFKRRMKGFKAGSGTFRMNVALSELPSFSALPGEGEHHRSGIIIAPTLDYMDRAFTDARAHGWSKQPIVEMLIPSTVDDSLAPKGQHVASLFCQQFAPELPDGRSWDDEREAAADHIIATVDAHAPGFARSVLGRQILSPLDLERTFGLVGGDIMHGHMSLDQLWSARPILGHGDYRAPVKGLYMCGAGSHPGGGVTGAPGHNAAQAILADRGLGRFFG